Sequence from the Rhabdothermincola salaria genome:
CCCGCAGACCGGCGCCGCGGCCGTCATCGGCAACCCCCTCACCCAGGGCAACGAGGTCTTCTTCCAGGGCCTCAACGCCTCCGGGGGCATCGCCGGGCAGTACCCGGTGAGCCTCGAGGTGCTCGACACCAAGTACGAGCCGCCCACCGCGGTGCAGCAGTACCAGGCCTCCAAGGGCGACGTGGCGGCCTTCTTGCAGGTGCTGGGCACCCCCGTCGTCGACGCGCTGCTGCCGCAGCTCGAGACCGACGAGATGCTCGCCGGGCCGGCTTCGCTCGACGCCTTCTGGGTGCGCGAGCCCAACCTCATGCCCATCGGTGGCCCCTACCAGGTGCAGGTCATCAACGGCATCGACTACGCCATGCGCGAGCTCGACGCGGCCGACAAGACCATCTGCGCCCTCACCAAGGACGACCCCTACGGCGAGACCGGCCTGGCCGGGCTGGAGTTCGCCGCCGAGGAGATGGACTTCGAGATCGCGGCCACGGCCACCTTCCGCCAAGGGGACCAGAACTTCACCGCGCCCATCAGCCAGCTGAAGGGTGCCGGGTGCGAGATCACGGTGTTCGTGGCCCTGCCCAACGAGACCAGCCCCATCCTCTCGGAGGCCGTGGCCCAGGAGTTCGCCCCGATGTGGTTGGCCGCTTCGCCCACCTGGGTGAGCGCGTTCGCCGGGTCGGCCCTGGCTCCCTACCTGCAGGAGAACTTCCTGCTCATCTCCGAGGGTCCGGAGTGGGGTGACACCTCCAACCCGGGCATGGCC
This genomic interval carries:
- a CDS encoding ABC transporter substrate-binding protein, producing MRHRRIIRLAAVVMALGLIAAGCRGSDNDDAESATTTAEGGGGEETSEVTPGPGFDGTNISLGVLTPQTGAAAVIGNPLTQGNEVFFQGLNASGGIAGQYPVSLEVLDTKYEPPTAVQQYQASKGDVAAFLQVLGTPVVDALLPQLETDEMLAGPASLDAFWVREPNLMPIGGPYQVQVINGIDYAMRELDAADKTICALTKDDPYGETGLAGLEFAAEEMDFEIAATATFRQGDQNFTAPISQLKGAGCEITVFVALPNETSPILSEAVAQEFAPMWLAASPTWVSAFAGSALAPYLQENFLLISEGPEWGDTSNPGMAKMLEDIAAYAPDQTPDIYFQFGYAQAWAMAQILEQAVEDGDLSPAGIVAAAQTIEMLTFEELTGDYAYGPVEDRDPPRTSTINAIDPSIPGGLTALEVDVASEAAEAYQFDG